The Sander lucioperca isolate FBNREF2018 chromosome 15, SLUC_FBN_1.2, whole genome shotgun sequence genome window below encodes:
- the LOC116039447 gene encoding transmembrane protein 121 produces MVPPPPTNKPHVCLSTILIMSSMALIDAYLVEQNHGPRKIGICIMVMVGDICFLIVLRYVAVWVGAEVRTAKRGYAMILWFLYIFVLEIKVYFVYQNYKADRKSLDALARKALTLLLSVCIPVLFVVLVAIDHMEYVRAFKKREEIRNRLFWVVVDLLDILDIQANLWEPQKKGLPLWAEGLMFFYCYILLLVLPCVSLSEISMQGINIVPHKMLLYPILSLVTINIITLFIRGGNMILYRDARVSGILIGKNILAIILKTCSFVQYRRQLQNASPAFGVELQKNSVAHARPAPNPPQVVMQDQTPLPEVTTCEHT; encoded by the coding sequence ATGGTACCTCCACCTCCCACCAACAAGCCCCACGTGTGCTTATCCACCATCCTGATCATGAGCAGCATGGCACTGATTGATGCCTACCTGGTGGAGCAGAACCACGGGCCACGCAAGATTGGCATCTGCATCATGGTGATGGTGGGAGACATCTGCTTCCTAATCGTCCTGCGTTACGTGGCGGTGTGGGTGGGTGCTGAGGTACGCACGGCTAAGCGAGGCTACGCCATGATCCTCTGGTTCCTTTACATCTTTGTGCTGGAGATCAAAGTCTACTTTGTGTATCAAAACTACAAGGCGGACAGGAAGAGCCTGGACGCTCTTGCAAGGAAAGCGTTGACGTTGCTGCTGTCCGTTTGCATACCAGTGCTGTTTGTGGTGCTGGTTGCTATCGATCATATGGAGTACGTTCGCGCCTTCAAGAAGCGCGAGGAGATCCGCAATCGTCTCTTCTGGGTGGTGGTGGACTTGCTGGACATACTGGACATCCAAGCCAACCTGTGGGAGCCTCAAAAGAAGGGGCTTCCTTTGTGGGCAGAGGGCCTGATGTTCTTCTactgctacatcctgctgctCGTGCTGCCCTGCGTTTCCTTGAGCGAGATCAGCATGCAGGGCATCAACATCGTGCCCCACAAAATGCTGCTGTACCCCATCCTCAGCCTGGTGACCATCAACATCATTACCCTCTTCATCCGCGGGGGGAACATGATTTTGTACAGGGACGCCAGGGTATCCGGGATCCTGATAGGAAAGAACATCCTGGCCATCATCCTAAAGACCTGCAGCTTTGTGCAGTACAGGAGACAGTTGCAGAACGCTTCCCCTGCCTTCGGGGTGGAGCTGCAGAAAAACTCAGTGGCCCATGCTCGCCCTGCCCCCAACCCTCCTCAAGTGGTCATGCAAGACCAGACGCCCCTCCCCGAGGTAACCACGTGTGAACACACATGA